In Amycolatopsis sp. FBCC-B4732, the genomic stretch CGCCGAAGCCCGCCCCTGGGTCGCGTACAGCAGGTTGGTGAACTCCGCGCGCCGCAGCGCGTACAGGTTCGCCGAGGCCTGGACTTCGTACAGCACCAGTTCGTAGAAGGCGTCCCGGTAGGCCGCGGGCACCCGCGGGGAAAGGCGGGCCGCCCGCGCCCCCAGGTCCTGCCACTCCGCCGTGACCCGGTCCAGCTCGCCGTAGTTCACCAGGCTGAACGGCGTCGCCTGGTCGTCGTAGGTGATCGTGCCGTCTGCGGCCAGGGTGATCCGCCGGTTCAGCAGCTCCGGCTTCCGCCGCGACTGCAGCCGCCCGTAGTCGTGCAGCACCCCGGCGATCTCGCCCGCCAGCGCGGGGCCGAAGTTGAGCGCGGCGAACTCGCGCTCCCAGGTGGACAGTCGTTCGGCCGGCCACGCCGCGGGGTTCCAGGCGTAGTCGAGGAAGAACTGCAGCGGCAGCTCGTTGCCCTTCATGTCCCCGACGTTCGCCACCCACAGCCGGTCGTTCCCGTAGGCGGTGGCCTGGTTCAGCTGCTCCCACGTGTTCGCGATCAGCGCGGTGTCGACCCACTTGTAGTTGCGCCCGCCGCCGACGTAGTCGAAGTGGTAGTAGAGCCCGTACCCGCCCGGGTGCGGCGGCAGCGAGAGGTCCGGGTGCTTGCGGATGTTGCCCCAGTTGTCGTCGGTGAACACGACGATGACGTCGTCCGGCGGCCGCAGGCCCTTGACCCAGTACCGCTGGACCTCCTTGTAGAGCGTCCACACCTGCGGGACGTCGGTGCTCAGCTCGCGCGCGAGGATGTCCCGCTCGGCCGCGAGGATCTCCGCCATCAGCTCGATGCCGTCACCGTCGGGCAGGCTGACGTCGCCGTTGCCGCGCATGCCGAGCGTGACGACGCCTTCGAAGCCCTCGCGGGCCATCCGGCGGATGCCGTCGGTCCAGTAGGCCTTGATCGCTTCGCCGTTGCGGCGGAAGCTCCACTCCCCCGTGCCGCCGTAGGGGTCGTGCCCGGGGGTGGCGTGCCGGTTCCACTCCTCGATGCCGCGCATCATCGGTGCCTCGTGCGAAGTACCCATGACGACGCCGTACTCCTTGGCCGTCGCGTGGTTGAGCGGGTCGTCCTCGGCGAACGCCCGCCCCCACACCGCCGGCCACAGGTAGTTGGCGCGCAGCCGCAGCATGGTCTCGAACACCTTCGCGTAGAAGAGGTGGTTGAAACCGTTGGGGAAGCCCGGTGCGTGGCCCGGCCCGAAGTACTCCGGAGCCCAGGTGCCGAGCGCCGGGTTCTCGTCGTTGACGAAGAACCCGCGGTACTTGACGTGCGGGGTGCCCAAGCTGAAGCGCTCGCCCGGGAGGTGCAGCTCGGCCTGCCGCCGCGGCGGGACGTCGGCCCACCAGTACCACGGCGAAACACCGATCCGCCGCGAAACCTCGTAGACGCCGTAGATCACGCCGCGCTGATCGCTGCCGGTGAGCACGAGCCGCCCGTCGACGACCTGGCTCAGCGACGTCTCCCACTTCCCGGCGGTGTCCCGGACGTCCAGGCGCCCGGCCCGCACCAGGTCGTCGACCAGCGGGCTGTGCCCGAGGGTGCCGACCAGCACCACGGGCCCGTGCTCCGGCACCACATCGGACACGGCCGGGCGGACGCCCGTGACGCGTTCGACGTCGGCGGCCAGGTCCCCGGCGACCCGGCGGACCCCCGGCAGATCGCCGGGGGCGACCACGATCGTCGCGGCCTTTCCCCGCGACACCAACGGGAACCCGGTCCCCGCTTCGGCGAGTCCCGGCAGAGCGGCCGAACCGGCCCCGGCCAGCGCGAGCAACTGCAGAAAGGTACGGCGGTGGACCTCGGACGGCACGGGAGACCTCCTGAGTCAGCCCTTCACGGATCCGGTCAGCCCACCGACGATGCGCCGTTCGGCGA encodes the following:
- a CDS encoding glycosyl hydrolase 115 family protein, whose amino-acid sequence is MPSEVHRRTFLQLLALAGAGSAALPGLAEAGTGFPLVSRGKAATIVVAPGDLPGVRRVAGDLAADVERVTGVRPAVSDVVPEHGPVVLVGTLGHSPLVDDLVRAGRLDVRDTAGKWETSLSQVVDGRLVLTGSDQRGVIYGVYEVSRRIGVSPWYWWADVPPRRQAELHLPGERFSLGTPHVKYRGFFVNDENPALGTWAPEYFGPGHAPGFPNGFNHLFYAKVFETMLRLRANYLWPAVWGRAFAEDDPLNHATAKEYGVVMGTSHEAPMMRGIEEWNRHATPGHDPYGGTGEWSFRRNGEAIKAYWTDGIRRMAREGFEGVVTLGMRGNGDVSLPDGDGIELMAEILAAERDILARELSTDVPQVWTLYKEVQRYWVKGLRPPDDVIVVFTDDNWGNIRKHPDLSLPPHPGGYGLYYHFDYVGGGRNYKWVDTALIANTWEQLNQATAYGNDRLWVANVGDMKGNELPLQFFLDYAWNPAAWPAERLSTWEREFAALNFGPALAGEIAGVLHDYGRLQSRRKPELLNRRITLAADGTITYDDQATPFSLVNYGELDRVTAEWQDLGARAARLSPRVPAAYRDAFYELVLYEVQASANLYALRRAEFTNLLYATQGRASANGLAAVTEARFADDLALAEKYNTGVAGGKWKGFQTQPHIDYGDVERYGPNAPWQQPELNNVALPDVIFPAVRRLDVPAAASLGVAVDGSAEAWPGAAGRPVLPEFSPWQSAPAQYIDVFNRGRTPFRCTVTPGAPWVRVEPRGGRVEEELRMTVRIDWARAPRGTTAVPITVSGAGSSVVVDAVARHRDLPAPWRRGFVEAGGYVSVEAPHCSANVAVEGTSWRRVPDLGMTPFPVTSASRNPGAGPRLEYRMTLFTAGPVTVWAYLSPRNNVLAGDGLRYAVSFDDAEPQVVNITKATGADDTSMNRQWERTTSDNVNLTSTGHVVGAAGPHVLKFWMVDPAVVLQKLVVDTGGLRPSYLGPPESMRWPG